Proteins from a genomic interval of Salmo salar chromosome ssa14, Ssal_v3.1, whole genome shotgun sequence:
- the LOC106569290 gene encoding pancreas transcription factor 1 subunit alpha, with protein MDTVLDTFTGLDSFSSPYFDEDDFFTDQSSRDHLDTDEFLDDDVDFLTSHFQDYYKDSRLAHDGDYCEIGNFSFSSSSSTFSYECTDSTSELSPQMGGDVPMLKRRRRMRSDMEMQHLRQAANVRERRRMQSINDAFEGLRSHIPTLPYEKRLSKVDTLRLAIGYINFLAELVQSDMPIRNSDSEAPTQPKKVIICHRGTRSPSPSDPDYGLPPLAGHSLSWTDEKQLKDQNIIRTAKVWTPEDPRKLHMKPSLNNIENEPPFSLTSAQ; from the exons ATGGACACTGTCTTAGATACATTTACAGGATTGGACTCCTTCTCTTCCCCTTATTTTGACGAGGATGATTTCTTTACTGACCAGTCCTCCAGGGACCACTTGGACACAGACGAGTTTCTGGATGACGATGTCGACTTTCTCACCAGCCATTTCCAAGATTACTACAAGGACAGCAGGTTAGCGCACGATGGGGACTACTGTGAAATTGGCAActtttccttctcttcctcctcttctaccTTCTCGTATGAATGCACTGACAGCACCTCAGAGCTGTCGCCTCAGATGGGAGGAGATGTCCCGATGCTAAAAAGGCGGAGGCGGATGAGATCCGATATGGAGATGCAACATTTACGGCAGGCTGCCAACGTCCGGGAGCGGCGGAGGATGCAGTCCATTAACGATGCTTTCGAGGGACTCCGGTCTCACATCCCCACTCTGCCATACGAGAAGAGGCTCTCCAAAGTCGATACCTTGCGCCTGGCCATTGGCTACATCAACTTCCTCGCTGAGCTCGTACAGTCGGACATGCCCATCCGAAACTCCGACAGTGAAGCACCGACTCAACCCAAAAAAGTTATAATTTGCCACAGAGGAACAA GATCTCCGTCTCCAAGTGACCCTGACTACGGGTTGCCTCCCCTTGCCGGCCACTCACTGTCCTGGACAGACGAGAAACAGCTGAAAGACCAGAACATCATTAGAACCGCTAAAGTTTGGACACCCGAGGACCCACGAAAACTGCACATGAAACCCTCCCTGAACAACATTGAAAACGAGCCTCCTTTCAGCTTAACCTCAGCCCAATAA